ACATCTATGGCCATAGGGCCCTCGACTGTGCATGTGCACGGAAGGTCGTCAAACTCACCGTTACGCCAAGCTTCAACGAGCCCCGCCGCATCTACTGTCGCAGGAACGTGCGGATCTACTTTCTCATTGGCGGCAAGGCATGCAACATTTACATGCTCGTAACCAAGAGCGTGGATAGCCTCAAGCGCATTGCGCAGTATCTGTTTTTTCTGTTCAAGGTTCGGTGCTACATTGAAGCCTCCATCCGAGCAGAATGAAAGATGGTTCTCTCCTGGAATCTCCATGATTGCAAGATGACTCAAAAGGCGTCCTGTCCTCAGCCCGGATTCCTTGTTGAGCACCTCGTGAAGAAAGTCCGAAGTGTTAACAAGGCCTTTTAGCAGAACATCGCCACTCCCTTCGCGAACGCACCTCACCGCTTTTGCCGCCGCTTCCGCCGGCGTGGCCGCATGGATGACATCAACCTTATCCTCAATCCCATCTTTTTTTACTGCCGGAACGATGACGTTTTCATCGCCGACAAGCGTCGCATGCCCAAGGCCGCGCACCACTGCGAGACGAACGGCTTCAACGCTTTCGCTGTCTGCCGCTGCCACCACGATTCTGCTGCCGGCAAGACAGCCGCAACTGTCCATGATTTCTATGAATCTTTTATACATACCATATACCCCCCTACCCTATAAAATAATATGCTGAGCTGAGATGACCGTTTCATATCTCATTAAATCAACAAAAAAGGAGAACCTCTTCCATAGGAAAAACGGAGAAACTTTCATTATTATATTATAACTCAAACATGTCCGATATAGATTTTTATAAGTGGCTATTCAAGTAGTTATAGCAACATAAATTAGCTCAAATATCATATTGGCAACATGATTTTAATTTTATCCGATATTCCATTGAAAAACTTTTCTATAACCGGATCTTATTTTTTAGATTTTTGCTATTTTGGACAGCAGTGAATTTAGCCGGGAAATTATGATATAATGTAAACAGTTTGAAGTTTAACTTTTGTTTTTCAGTCCGTGATTCTATATATATTCTTCAAGGTCCGGGCTTCTTTTATATATGGGGGATTTCTGTCAGCAATGTTATTTTATGAAGAGAAGGTGTCCAATGAAGTTAAATAACCTGTTCACCAAATCATATTTCACGGTTGTCTGCATCGCGGTATTCACTATAGGACTTATAGCCACTGGGGCCGATTGCGCTGAAACACTTACTCTCGAGAAACTATTGGTTCTTTCACGGAAAGCCAATCCTCTCATTCTTGCCGCTGATACTCGCGTACGTCAACAAGAGGGACGCCTGATACAGGCAAGATCAAACCAGATGCCTCAACTCTACGGATCGTTTGGGTATAAAAAACTGAACGAAACGCCTTCTGCTTACGCCTTTGCTCCTGATGGTAAAACCAGGATCGGCATTGTACCCATGGGATATGAAGAAACCTACAGTGCCGCGCTGAACCTGACCCAGGTCCTTTATAGCGGCGGGACCCTCTCTGCGCGCACGCAAACAGAAAAACTGCTTGTGACCGCCAGAAAAACAGAGCTGGACCGTACTGTCCAGCAGGTTGAGAACGGAGTCCGCATCGCCTTTTACGAACTGCAGAAATCGGTTTCCAGCGCTCAGGTTGCAGCAGAGGCCCTTAATCTTGCCAAGGAACATCTCCGGCAGGTAGAAAT
Above is a window of Synergistaceae bacterium DNA encoding:
- a CDS encoding phosphate butyryltransferase, whose amino-acid sequence is MYKRFIEIMDSCGCLAGSRIVVAAADSESVEAVRLAVVRGLGHATLVGDENVIVPAVKKDGIEDKVDVIHAATPAEAAAKAVRCVREGSGDVLLKGLVNTSDFLHEVLNKESGLRTGRLLSHLAIMEIPGENHLSFCSDGGFNVAPNLEQKKQILRNALEAIHALGYEHVNVACLAANEKVDPHVPATVDAAGLVEAWRNGEFDDLPCTCTVEGPMAIDVVASKKAAEHKGIRSEIAGKVDLTIVPNIECGNVHCKTLVHYCHADMAGIVLGAMVPIILVSRSDPAETKFLSMAVSCIISGGMK